Proteins encoded together in one Epinephelus lanceolatus isolate andai-2023 chromosome 4, ASM4190304v1, whole genome shotgun sequence window:
- the LOC117259143 gene encoding uncharacterized protein LOC117259143, with protein MEARFGSEVASIVEVAIQATVSVFRDFWAKEAPNTEWEDAKVAGEIQEIEKCLVVQIHKVFTEFSSELFEENEALRAKVEQLEDVLQRKAGQLEQELEARVGQLGKEMEQLEKELKSISEGTNRSQGDSTRILMQDGSLIGAPVLAASTSPAAKKSTSNSPSVSSESTDTVLNSTAGSVAVPKPALAPMVFVGRVSSAPTLLLLGASQVVTQPSTSLTAISETMEATQLVLKPAASPGAMPQDAPSPDSSIVSGVDLAQEKKSVDKAPSGRKRRTRRAPSKTEEVSTDNSAVEKKITSAGTQAKRPKRKESQTVKRFSCEQCDVSFHWKSELKKHMKVHKKPFPCEQCGRSFLEKKSLENHLLRHEASKAPLPFPCPLCKRSYRREQSLQNHIKLHQRLKPPKPFTCDQCGRTFRIKQSLENHLLRHEKWKQMVKCQLCDKTCKTSVQLKCHMAVHSEERPFSCATCGKEFKSKDTLRFHQMVHSNAKKYKCTMCDETFKYAHSLTVHKRKHTGVTPFICTVCNRSYRTGTALKRHSIVHTGEKPFTCHICGARFSLNNNLKRHLRIHTGEKPFTCQECGKSFSDNTKLKSHMLIHGARKPFMCDLCGKTFLFNCRLLIHQKYVHADRNEETDGTQRLLQTRRRNKSLVKPFSCKICLRGFSAACSLKLHEKGHSEPKEFNCSICGKSFHNKYSFSYHQRSHSGEKPFVCDVCGKRFFHAGSLKQHERIHTGEKPYKCDQCDKAFRTDGNFYRHLRIHSGEKPFECMFCLRKFHQSNQLKSHMQVHTGEKLYSCQQCGRGFSDSRQLKKHSCDGP; from the exons ATGGAGGCGAGGTTCGGCAGCGAAGTGGCGTCTATCGTGGAAGTCGCCATCCAGGCGACCGTGTCTGTTTTCAGAGACTTCTGGGCGAAAGAGGCGCCAAACACCGAATGGGAGGACGCGAAGGTCGCCGGCGAAATCCAGGAGATAGAGAAATGTCTGGTGGTCCAGATCCACAAAGTGTTCACGGAGTTCTCCTCCGAGCTGTTCGAGGAGAACGAGGCTCTGCGGGCCAAAGTGGAGCAGCTGGAGGACGTGCTGCAGAGGAAAGCCGGGCAGCTGGAGCAGGAGCTGGAGGCCCGAGTGGGTCAGCTGGGCAAAGAAATGGAGCAGCTGGAGAAGGAGCTGAAGAGCATCAGTGAAGGCACCAACAGGTCCCAGGGAGACTCGACACGCATACTGATGCAGGACGGCTCACTGATAG GAGCACCAGTGTTGGCGGCCTCCACCAGTCCTGCTGCAAAGAAGTCCACCTCAAACTCTCCTTCAGTTTCATCAGAGAGCACTGACACTGTTCTCAACTCCACAGCTGGATCTGTGGCTGTCCCTAAACCTGCATTAGCTCCAATGGTGTTTGTTGGCAGAGTCAGCTCCGCTCCCACATTGCTGTTGCTGGGTGCCAGTCAAGTTGTCACCCAGCCCTCCACATCATTGACGGCCATCTCTGAAACAATGGAAGCAACACAGCTCGTCCTCAAACCAGCAGCCTCGCCGGGGGCTATGCCTCAAGACGCCCCAAGTCCAGACTCAAGCATCGTCAGTGGTGTCGACTTGGCACAGGAAAAG AAATCTGTTGACAAGGCACCTtcagggagaaagaggaggaccAGGAGAGCACCCTCCAAAACTGAAGAAG TTTCCACTGACAACAGCGCAgtagagaaaaaaatcacatcagctGGAACACAGGCAAAAAGGCCTAAAAGAAAAGAGTCACAAACAGTGAAGAGGTTCTCCTGTGAGCAGTGTGACGTCAGCTTTCATTGGAAGAGTGAACTGAAGAAACACATGAAGGTCCACAAGAAACCTTTTCCTTGTGAGCAGTGTGGCAGAAGTTTCCTGGAAAAGAAGTCTCTGGAAAATCACCTCTTGCGTCACGAGGCAAGTAAAGCCCCCCTGCCCTTCCCGTGTCCTCTGTGTAAGAGATCGTACAGAAGAGAGCAGTCGCTTCAGAATCACATCAAGCTTCACCAGCGGCTGAAACCACCAAAGCCGTTCACCTGCGATCAGTGTGGGAGAACATTCAGAATCAAGCAGTCTCTGGAAAACCACCTCCTGCGCCACGAGAAATGGAAGCAGATGGTAAAGTGCCAGCTTTGTGACAAGACTTGCAAGACGTCTGTCCAGCTGAAATGTCACATGGCGGTACACTCAGAGGAGAGACCATTCAGCTGTGCAACATGTGGGAAGGAGTTCAAGAGTAAAGACACCCTTCGCTTCCATCAGATGGTTCACTCCAacgccaaaaaatacaaatgcacAATGTGTGACGAGACTTTCAAATATGCCCACTCCCTGACTGTGCATaagaggaaacacacaggtgtCACTCCGTTCATATGCACCGTGTGCAACAGGTCATACAGGACTGGCACTGCTCTGAAAAGACACAGCATAGTCCACACTGGGGAGAAACCGTTCACCTGTCACATATGTGGAGCGAGGTTCAGCCTGAACAACAACCTCAAGAGGCACCTTCgcattcacacaggagagaagccaTTCACCTGCCAGGAGTGTGGCAAGAGCTTCTCAGACAACACCAAGTTGAAGTCCCACATGCTCATCCACGGTGCCAGAAAACCTTTCATGTGTGATCTGTGCGGGAAGACCTTCCTCTTCAACTGCAGGCTGCTGATACATCAGAAGTACGTGCATGCAGACAGGAATGAGGAAACAGACGGCACACAAAGACTTCTCCAGACTAGAAGGCGAAACAAGTCGTTGGTTAAACCATTCAGTTGCAAAATATGTCTGAGAGGTTTCAGCGCCGCATGTTCCCTCAAACTTCACGAAAAAGGCCACAGTGAGCCCAAGGAGTTCAACTGCAGCATATGTGGGAAGTCTTTCCACAACAAATACTCGTTCAGCTATCATCAGAGGAGCCACTCGGGGGAGAAGCCctttgtgtgtgatgtgtgcgGAAAGAGATTTTTCCATGCAGGTAGTCTGAAGCAGCACGAGCGGATTCACACAGGTGAAAAACCATACAAATGCGACCAGTGCGACAAGGCCTTCAGAACAGACGGAAACTTTTACAGACACTTGCGGATCCACTCGGGTGAGAAGCCATTTGAGTGTATGTTCTGCCTCAGGAAGTTCCACCAGTCAAACCAGCTCAAGTCCCACATGCAGGTTCACACGGGGGAGAAGCTCTACTCGTGTCAGCAGTGTGGCCGGGGTTTCTCTGACTCAAGGCAGCTCAAGAAGCACAGCTGTGATGGGCCGTAG
- the LOC117259450 gene encoding uncharacterized protein LOC117259450 yields the protein MSDLEAQVGSILEIMVNTTVTEMTKVIGGSASTHPQVSSCTTENTPGPSEEKVIQFSVFMTSLAREAVEKICQLFHDCSSLLQLEVTQGVAEIEDLRRRLEVAETELKLVLEGSGGQKEVEELTEGSSGEKEDSGAPTNGAEGETVHSQRSGRKCRRVVASGDAGVKRSPIIHLWKGRTYEDCVQPVIIKEEGLEAFADQASSDSGQFKDDLGQDDDDDPDYQLEPEDPDEGDPGFPTRPKRVTKPKSHRGRAKKESHSQNQQPLSCKHCRKTFTKLLQLKAHQAVHGANAEKPFICSQCGRGFSFQRSLNAHMLLHTGERPHTCDVCGKGFTLKQLLRNHQRLHAEVRPFRCEQCGKSFYRAHGLKMHQMVHTGERAYNCQYCNKSFTIQGNLQRHLRIHTGEKPFRCETCGKSFNQADTLKGHQRIHTGERPFSCETCGKCFIQKSALKMHQKTHSHSGMKSLACVACSTIVACVDSLRKHLQTHAATIPCTCVLCGRRLNSITDLRSHQQHHTVDRPHSCTLCGKSFKSSSYLKIHLKAHSGERPFSCDICGRMFTQHSSLKSHQVVHTGEKPFSCDTCGKCFSNTGNLNRHQRIHTGEKPFSCDTCGRSFNQGNSLKAHQQIHTGEKQFMCDKCGKSFSYLRNLKDHKCFYI from the exons ATGTCAGATTTGGAAGCGCAGGTTGGCTCCATTTTGGAGATAATGGTGAATACGACGGTAACCGAAATGACCAAAGTTATCGGCGGCTCCGCTTCAACACACCCACAAGTGTCCTCATgtacaactgaaaacacacccGGGCCCTCAGAGGAGAAG gtgattcagttcagtgtcTTCATGACATCTCTGGCTCGAGAAGCTGTGGAGAAGATCTGCCAGCTCTTCCATGactgctcctctctgctgcagttAGAG GTGACACAGGGTGTTGCAGAAATCGAGGACCTGAGGCGGAGACTGGAGGTGGCAGAGACGGAGCTGAAGCTGGTACTGGAGGGCAGCGGTGGTCAGAAGGAGGTAGAAGAGCTGACAGAGGGAAGCAGTGGAGAGAAGGAGGACAGTGGGGCTCCAACCAACGGcgcagagggagagactgttCATAGCCAGCGCTCAGGGAGGAAGTGTCGCAGAG TTGTTGCAAGCGGTGATGCTGGAGTGAAGAGATCACCTATAATTCACCTGTGGAAAGGCAGAACTTATGAG gACTGTGTCCAACCTGTGATAATAAAGGAGGAGGGATTGGAGGCTTTTGCAGACCAGGCGTCCTCTGATTCTGGTCAGTTCAAAGATGACTTGGGCCAGGACGATGATGACGACCCAGACTACCAG ttgGAACCAGAAGATCCAGATGAAGGTGACCCAGGATTCCCCACCAGACCTAAACGTGTCACAAAGCCCAAGTCCCATCGAGGTCGAGCAAAGAAGGAGAGTCACAGCCAGAACCAGCAGCCTCTGAGCTGCAAACACTGCAGAAAAACCTTCACCAAACTGCTGCAGCTGAAAGCCCACCAGGCCGTCCACGGGGCGAACGCAGAGAAGCCCTTCATCTGCTCTCAGTGTGGCAGAGGCTTTTCATTCCAGCGAAGCCTCAATGCACACATGCTGCTTCACACAG GTGAGAGACCACACACCTGTGATGTTTGTGGAAAGGGTTTCACCTTGAAGCAGCTGCTGAGGAACCACCAGCGTCTCCACGCTGAGGTGCGGCCGTTTCGCTGTGAACAATGCGGAAAGAGCTTCTATCGAGCCCACGGCCTGAAAATGCATCAGATGGTCCACACAGGAGAGCGGGCCTATAACTGCCAGTACTGCAACAAAAGCTTCACAATACAAGGTAACCTGCAGCGCCACCTGCGAATACACACAGGGGAAAAGCCATTCAGGTGCGAGACTTGTGGCAAAAGCTTCAACCAGGCTGACACTCTGAAAGGCCATCAGCGGATACACACTGGTGAGCGTCCCTTCAGCTGTGAGACCTGTGGCAAATGTTTCATCCAGAAGAGTGCCTTGAAAATGCACCAGAAGACTCACTCTCACTCGGGCATGAAGTCGCTGGCATGCGTAGCGTGCAGCACTATAGTGGCCTGTGTCGACTCGCTCCGCAAACATCTCCAGACACATGCGGCGACTATTCCGTGTACGTGTGTGCTCTGCGGCAGGCGGCTCAACTCCATTACTGACTTGCGCTCGCATCAGCAGCACCACACAGTGGACAGGCCTCACAGCTGCACACTCTGTGGAAAGAGTTTCAAGTCATCCAGTTACCTGAAGATTCACCTGAAGGCGCACAGCGGAGAGAGGCCCTTCTCCTGCGACATCTGCGGTCGCATGTTTACACAGCACAGCAGCCTTAAATCACACCAG GTtgtccacacaggagagaaaccgttcAGCTGTGACACATGCGGGAAATGCTTTAGCAACACAGGAAACCTGAACAGACACCAGCGCATCCACACTGGGGAGAAGCCGTTCAGCTGTGACACGTGTGGACGCAGCTTCAACCAGGGCAACAGCCTAAAAGCCCACCAGCAGATACACACCGGGGAGAAACAGTTTATGTGCGATAAGTGTGGCAAGAGTTTTTCCTACCTGAGGAACCTGAAAGACCACAAGTGTTTCTACATCTGA
- the LOC117259482 gene encoding uncharacterized protein LOC117259482, which yields MSENLVFYSETKSIMETVIMTAVDIGHIKEEKSSKVPNIRSEAEFDNIVKMLAQEATRKINVIFSQLSSILHNENKTLKAKVRQLENELKTTTESFENARLWRENVLNGCPVLFEQSGLIYTLKPFGKLKRKTDELTEEVTGSTPAAGMESGHDADGGEAIKEVNSEADTSPASKHGDCTTTSTTESKNTDSQNTQEAEVRKKGKVFVCDVCNKSFNRQFHLMKHMNTHKEQRTFTCDQCPRKFRNTATFEYHLLRHEEKKFATFKCQLCEKTFKTKMHLKTHQLVHTDTRPFNCSTCGKAFKTKHNLQAHQVVHTVEKQHKCSECGESFRYAFTLQCHKSIHTGEHPYKCLVCGKAFVKRRSLRTHQSVHKGKMFTCETCGAGFTLQHNLKRHIRIHTGEKPFKCKVCGKSFIQDNKLKAHMLIHGASKSFMCDLCGRTFLYNCQLQKHQKVTHDETHGQVIRSRTRERGTRRVIYRRDRTTVDVTPLSCKTCRKSFDTASSLRRHELIHTGQMQYHCDTCGKYFFYKATYNYHQRIHSGERPFGCDVCGKRFIIRQALKSHKLQHSGEKPHTCEQCGKAFRIYTNYLRHLRVHTGEKPYECEVCGVRFRQLGHVKFHMQVHTGERPYSCSSCGLGFSDSRLLKRHNCAEKYQKISGNTLTTS from the exons atgtcagaaaacctagtgttttattctgaaacgaAGTCCATCATGGAGACTGTCATTATGACAGCTGTTGATATCGGACATATAAAGGAAGAAAAATCTTCAAAGGTGCCAAATATAAGAAGTGAG GCAGAGTTTGACAACATTGTGAAGATGTTGGCTCAGGAGGCAACGAGAAAGATCAACGTGATTTTCTCCCAACTTTCCTCAATACTGCACAATGAGAACAAGACTCTGAAGGCCAAAGTGAGGCAGCTGGAGAATGAGCTGAAGACTACAACTGAAAGCTTTGAAAATGCCAGACTGTGGAGAGAAAATGTCCTGAACGGCTGCCCGGTCCTGTTTGAGCAGAGCGGGTTGATTTACACCTTGAAGCCTTTTGGGAAgttaaaaagaaagacagatgaGCTAACGGAGGAAGTCACAGGATCAACGCCTGCTGCTGGGATGGAGAGTGGACATGATGCTG ATGGTGGAGAGGCAATAAAGGAGGTGAACTCTGAAGCTGATACCTCACCGGCCAGTAAACATG GTGATTGTACCACAACAAGCACGACAGAAtccaaaaacactgacagccaaAACACACAGGAAGCAGAAGTCAGGAAGAAAGGCAAGGTCTTTGTATGTGATGTCTGTAACAAGAGCTTCAACCGCCAGTTTCATCTGATGAAGCACATGAACACTCACAAAGAACAGAGGACTTTCACCTGTGACCAGTGCCCAAGAAAATTCAGGAATACAGCAACTTTTGAGTACCACCTGCTGCGACACGAGGAGAAGAAGTTTGCTACCTTCAAGTGCCAGCTCTGTGAGAAGacattcaaaacaaaaatgcacCTGAAGACTCACCAGCTTGTGCACACAGACACGAGGCCGTTTAACTGCTCCACCTGCGGGAAGGCCTTTAAAACTAAACACAACCTGCAGGCTCACCAAGTCGTACACACTGTTGAAAAGCAGCACAAATGCTCAGAGTGTGGGGAGAGTTTCAGGTATGCGTTCACTCTGCAGTGCCATAAAAGCATTCATACTGGTGAACATCCTTACAAATGCTTGGTGTGTGGCAAAGCTTTTGTAAAGAGGAGGTCGCTCAGGACGCATCAGTCAGTCCACAAGGGGAAAATGTTTACATGTGAGACATGTGGGGCAGGCTTCACCCTGCAACACAACCTGAAGAGACACATTCGTATTCACACAGGTGAAAAACCGTTCAAATGCAAAGTGTGCGGGAAGAGTTTCATTCAGGACAACAAGCTGAAAGCCCACATGCTCATTCATGGTGCCTCAAAGTCATTCATGTGTGACCTGTGTGGTAGGACTTTCCTTTACAACTGCCAACTGCAGAAACACCAGAAAGTAACTCATGATGAAACACACGGGCAGGTCATCAGGAGTCGGACTCGAGAACGAGGTACCCGCAGAGTCATCTATCGACGGGACAGAACGACAGTAGATGTTACGCCGCTCAGCTGCAAGACCTGCCGCAAGAGCTTTGACACTGCAAGTTCACTGAGAAGACATGAGCTCATTCACACAGGTCAGATGCAATACCACTGCGACACGTGTGGGAAGTATTTTTTCTACAAAGCAACATACAACTACCATCAGCGGATCCACTCTGGAGAACGGCCATTCGGTTGTGACGTGTGTGGGAAGAGGTTCATCATTCGCCAGGCTCTCAAGTCCCACAAACTGCAGCACTCCGGAGAGAAACCACACACGTGCGAGCAGTGCGGCAAGGCCTTCAGGATCTACACAAACTACCTCAGACACTTACGGGTACACACGGGGGAGAAGCCTTACGAGTGTGAAGTTTGTGGAGTGAGGTTCAGGCAGCTTGGACACGTGAAGTTTCACATGCAGGTCCACACAGGAGAGAGGCCGtattcctgcagcagctgtggacTTGGATTTTCAGACTCAAGGCTGCTCAAGAGACACAACTGTGCTGAGAAGTATCAGAAAATATCAGGGAACACACTCACTACGTCCTGA
- the LOC117260326 gene encoding uncharacterized protein LOC117260326, with protein sequence MLAALTLASLSLMVWASDLCPPACQCEKHLTSIGCQGRGLDQIPELPEVTEKLYVSYNEIQEIPTRGLEKLQVLDLTKNQLNVFLSLNPVWPNMTNLSKLFLRNNGLKSLHPGQFLKCPALTLLDLSENQIEYLPNGFLHGLGNLKTLYLHFNQIRMLQVGGLEGAVALADLNLSHNNITKIEEGVFNNSSVLKKLVLSRNRITSVDEACFRGATGLQQLDLSGNMLITVPTEALKDANRLMYVYLQMNSIISLPEDCFSSLALLVNLDLSNNKLTTLSEGSLRGLTMLRELGLSTNLIDSLPSKVFNDLISLELLDLYRNKLTSLPLDIFRNLNNLQELQLDNNQISALPVGVFDPLSRLKELHLSNNRILKLQDSLFNKLKSLQNLYLENNALKHLPKGLFHKMRVLREIHLNDNHIRSLHPSVFHGLVRVHLLILSRNHLTYLHPDQFRELIALKELKLDENHIGSLSTSLFMNLTHLVALDLNHNHILKLSPDDFVGLTHLKELKLSCNQLNDIPFNTFYPLNSLRRLLLKNNSLNNLHLQLFARLSNLTELNLDENKLDHLQPDVFQGLTNLQKLSLKSNQLRSVENGTLEPLKSLNAVCLSGNLWDCSCAHIFYISSWVNMHKDKLRDQPVCFFSSSSSPFTEDTPLSQAALSPLLPQDDCIKSAAGGPSPSFPLEMLNLLIMSLIAVSSL encoded by the exons ATGTTGGCAGCTTTAACTCTGGCCTCCCTGAGCCTCATGGTGTGGGCGTCTGACCTCTGCCCCCCAGCCTGCCAATGTGAAAAACACCTGACCAGTATTGGTTGTCAGGGGAGAGGACTGGACCAGATCCCTGAGCTGCCAGAGGTCACAGAGAAGCTCTACGTCTCATACAACGAGATACAGGAAATACCTACGCGTGGGCTGGAGAAGCTGCAG GTCCTGGATCTGACTAAGAACCAGCTGAATGTCTTCCTATCCCTCAACCCAGTTTGGCCCAATATGACAAACCTGTCTAAGCTCTTCCTACGCAACAATGGACTGAAGTCTCTGCACCCTGGTCAGTTCCTAAAGTGCCCTGCTCTCACCTTACTGGACCTGAGCGAGAACCAGATTGAATATCTACCGAACGGATTCCTCCATGGATTAGGTAATCTGAAGACACTGTATTTGCACTTTAACCAGATTCGAATGTTACAGGTTGGTGGCTTGGAAGGAGCCGTCGCCCTCGCTGACCTCAATCTTAGCCATAATAATATAACAAAGATAGAGGAAGGTGTGTTCAACAACTCCTCTGTGCTCAAGAAACTTGTTCTGTCCAGAAACCGAATCACAAGTGTGGATGAGGCCTGCTTCAGAGGAGCGACAGGTCTCCAACAACTGGACCTGAGTGGCAACATGCTGATCACTGTTCCAACTGAGGCACTGAAGGATGCAAACAGGCTCATGTATGTGTATCTACAGATGAACAGTATCATTAGCCTTCCAGAGGATTGCTTCTCCTCATTGGCCCTGCTGGTTAATCTGGACTTGAGCAACAACAaactgaccactctgtctgaggGCTCACTAAGAGGCCTGACCATGTTGCGAGAGCTGGGCCTCAGTACCAACCTCATAGATTCTCTTCCTTCTAAAGTTTTCAACGACTTGATCAGCCTTGAATTACTTGATTTATACAGGAACAAACTGACATCCCTTCCTCTGGACATATTCAGGAACTTGAACAACCTACAAGAACTGCAGCTGGACAACAATCAGATCTCTGCCTTACCAGTTGGGGTGTTTGATCCGCTGTCCAGACTCAAAGAGCTACATCTGTCAAACAACCGCATCCTGAAGCTCCAAGACTCTCTGTTCAACAAGCTCAAGTCCCTGCAGAACCTGTACCTGGAGAACAATGCCCTGAAACACCTTCCTAAAGGCCTTTTCCACAAGATGAGGGTCCTCAGGGAGATACATCTGAATGACAACCACATCAGGTCTCTGCATCCCTCAGTCTTCCATGGTCTGGTGAGGGTACATTTGCTGATACTCTCTCGCAATCATCTCACCTATTTACATCCGGACCAGTTCAGAGAACTTATCGCTTTAAAGGAATTAAAACTAGATGAAAATCACATCGGCAGTCTTTCAACAAGCCTGTTCATGAATCTAACTCATCTTGTTGCACTGGATCTGAATCATAACCACATCTTAAAGCTGTCTCCTGATGACTTTGTAGGGTTGACCCACCTTAAAGAGCTCAAGCTGAGCTGCAATCAGCTTAATGACATCCCATTCAACACCTTCTACCCCCTCAACAGCCTCCGCAGGCTTCTGCTAAAGAACAACAGCCTGAATAATTTACACCTTCAGCTTTTTGCCCGACTTTCAAATCTAACAGAACTCAACTTGGATGAAAACAAGCTGGATCACCTGCAGCCTGATGTATTTCAAGGGCTAACAAACCTCCAGAAATTGAGTTTGAAGTCCAACCAACTCAGATCAGTGGAGAATGGGACTTTGGAGCCACTAAAAAGCCTtaatgctgtctgtctgtcaggtaATTTGTGGGACTGTTCCTGTGCACACATTTTCTACATCAGCAGCTGGGTAAACATGCACAAAGACAAGCTCAGAGACCAGCCCGTCtgcttcttttcctcttcttcgtCACCCTTTACTGAGGATACACCATTGTCTCAGGCAGCTCTGTCTCCCCTGCTGCCACAAGATGATTGCATTAAAAGTGCTGCAGGTGGCCCATCACCTTCATTTCCTCTAGAAATGCTGAATCTGCTCATTATGTCTCTCATAGCTGTCAGCTCACTGTGA